The Niabella beijingensis genomic interval CTCAAAGCTTATCGCCCGATTCTCAATTCTCAGTTATCTTTGCCAAAATTTTTTTGAAGCATGTTGCAATTACAAGTATTACGACAGGACACAGAGGCTGTTAAGAAACGCCTGGCAGTAAAAAACTTTAAAGAACCGGAACTGGTAGATGCCATCATTGCACTCGACGACCAGCGCAAAAGATCGCAGTTAGAGTTTGATACGACCCAGTCACTTGTCAACAGTGCATCAAAAGAGATCGGCCAGCTGATGGCCAAAGGCGATAAAGAAGGTGCCGAGGCCAAAAAGGCGGAAGTGGCCGCAGCAAAGCAAAAATTACAACCCATCAGCGAACAACTGGCCCGGACAGAAAAAGACCTGCAGGAAAAGCTGGTGCAGCTGCCCAACCTTCCTTCCCCCCTGGTGCCTCCGGGCAATAGCGCGGAAGACAATGAGGTTGTACGTGAAAATGGCATCAAGCCGGAGTTAAAGGCTGATGCGGTTCCGCATTGGGATCTTATTAAAACATTTGACCTCGTGGATTTTGAAACCGGGGCAAAAATAACCGGCAGCGGATTCCCCTTGTATAAGGGCCAGGGTGCCCGGCTGCAACGTGCACTGGTGCAGTATTTCCTGGATCATAATATAGCAGCAGGGTATACCGAGTACCTGCCGCCGTTTATGGTAAATGAGGCTTCTGCCTATGGCACCGGACAACTGCCCGATAAGGAAGGACAGATGTACCATATGCCGGCGGATAATTTTTACCTGATCCCGACCTCAGAGGTTCCTGTAACCAATATCTACCGCGATACCATCTTAAAACCGGAACAGCTGCCGGTGAAGATGACGGCCTATTCTCCCTGCTTCCGCCGTGAGGCCGGCAGCTTTGGCAAAGACGTGCGCGGGCTCAACCGGGTGCACCAGTTTGAAAAAGTGGAGATCGTTCAGCTGACCCATCCGGATAAAAGCTATGAGGCACTGGAAGAAATGGTGGCCCATGTAGAGCAATTGTTACAAAGCCTGGAACTGCCTTACCGGATCCTGCGGCTTTGCGGAGGGGACATGTCCTTTACTTCTGCCCTTACCTACGATTTTGAAGTATACAGCGCCGCCCAGCAACGCTGGCTGGAAGTAAGCTCTACGTCTAACTTTGAAGCATACCAGACCAACCGGATGAAGATCCGCTTTAAAGATGAAAACGGAAAAACGCAGCTGGCCCACTCGCTGAATGGCAGCTCCCTGGCATTGCCGCGTATCGTAGCCTGCTTGCTGGAGAACAACCAGCAGGACGATAAGATCCTTCTGCCCAAGGCACTGGTACCCTATTTTGGAAAGGAAGCCATCACAAAATAAAGGGCCTTTGCTGAGAGCTGAAGGCGATGAGCTGTCCGGTTTGAGAATTGGGAAGTCCGCTATAAGTTATCAATGAACATAATGATATTTCAACCTGGAATGATTGTGTTGTTTGAAACCGTTTCTTCGATCCCGATTCTCAATTCCCGCCCTCAATTCCTGATCTCTTCGCATCTCCTGATATCACGCCACATAAAAATCGTTGAACAATATTTTTGACATACAAACTGAATTCTTCAACATCCTGGGCTACTCCATGAGTTACCTGGAATTCTTTGGCGTGCTCACCGGTCTTGCAGCTACCTGGCTTTCTGCCCGGGCACACATTGTCAGCTGGCCGGTGGGCATTATTAATGTAGCACTCTCTTTCTGGCTGTATTACCAGGTGCATCTTTATCCGGATATGCTGTTGCAGGTTTTTTTCTTTATCACCAACATCCTGGGATGGTGGCGGTGGGCGCATCCCGGAACTTTTGAAGCAGATACAAAAAGACAGCTGAAAATAAGTTTTATGAAACCGGCACAGCGGACGCTTACCATTGTCCTCGCCGGTGCAGGCACATTGCTGCTGGGTAATTTTGCCGGACGCCTCCACTACTGGTTCCCCAACATTTTTTCAGCGCCCAGCTCTTTTCCTTTTGCCGACTCTTTCATTATGGTGATGAGCATCCTGGCCACGTTTTACATGATCCAGAAAAAGATCGAATGCTGGATCATCTGGCTGCTGGTGGATGTAGCTGCCACCATTTTATATTACGTCAAGGGAATTAAATTCTATAGTTTACAATACGGCATTCTTACGCTTGTTGTGATCTTTGGCCTGATTCACTGGATGCGGGAATACAGGTCTTATACAGCAAACCGGGAAACCATTTAAACCGGCTAAAACCGGTAACCGACCGCGATCTGTGCCTGCCAGATCAGCTCGGCAAAAGATCTTTCCCGGTGGTATTCCACACCATCCTTCCATACCGAAGACCGGTCATCACCCAACGGCACACCGGCACTCAGTTCCGGGATCAGTACCCAGTGGTTGCCGGTATTGATTTTGCAGCCCGTGACAAACAAAAAGCCTCCGCGCGTTATCCGCTCCGTAACAGACCTGGCAACATATTTTTCGGTGAGCACCAGCTGTTCCCTGTATAACTGGTCCTGACTCCAGAGAAAAAGATCCGTCCCTATCAGGAAATTAACGCGTGTATAGGGATGGGGGGTATAACGCAGACTTACAGCTCCGCCGAAGGAGCTCCTGCCGATACCGGCATGTGGGGCAACCGCAGCGCTGAGCCGGTTATACAAAAAACGCCTTTCATAACTCAGGTACACTGCAGAAATGCCCTCGTCCACTCCAAACCGCTTGAAACCCGCAGCCAGCAGGTTATTACCGGGCTCAAAAGGAGGACGCCGGACCCGGGTCCGGACGCGCTCCCGGAACGATTGCGGATCCGGACCTGCCGTTCCTGTTTGTTCAACGATCGTGTGTACCTGCCGCTTATCGATCCGGTATTGCCGGCCGCTGCTGTCGCCGGGCATGCTGTATACAATCGTATGCCTTCCGTTTTTTATGATGGAGGCATCGATCGTGTCCTTTCGCAGTGTAACAATTTTGTCCTGGCTGAAACAGTAACTGGTAATAACAAGCAGGCAGCAGGTCAGCGGTTGTTTTTTCATAAATAATAACATAAATGGAGGTTTGATTTTACGTTACCGTTCAGAACGCAGGAAAATGATCGTTCGCAACATACCGGTTTTCCGGTATTTTAACGGCGTTATCCCAAAACATAAAAATAATTGTCACAGAATTGTAAGTTGGCTTATTTATTGCTAATTTTATAAAAACCATCATTTATGAAAAAGATAATCATAGGCGCATATATGCTGATCGTTGCAGCAGTTGCCTGTACGCCCAAGGCGTCTCCGTCAGCTACGGACGCCGTCATCCCGGAGGCTGCCAGTGTCAGCAGTGATCAGGCAACGGTTGATGCCGGTCATACGATCTTTACCACAAAATGTACAAAATGCCATGGCGCAAAGGACAAGGCTGTCGCATCCAAATCTTACGAAGAGTTAAGACCGGTTCTCGCCTCTATGTCTAAAAAGGCAAAACTGAGCAAGGAAGAGATCCAGCAGGTTTCCGCTTATGTTTATGCCAATGCAAAAAAATAAGGGCCTCTTCTTTTTAAGAAATACCATTCCTCCTTTTAACAGGAGGTTTTTTATTTTTTTAACATCATATAATTAATATTGCAGAAACCCATCAGAAAAATATGAAGAAATTAGCAGTTCCGTTTGTTGTAGCTACTGTTATCATTTTCGGATGTACCCGCAAAGCGGCCCCCACCATACCCGAGCGGCCGGTGGAACCAGTAAGCGGTAACAAAGTTGATACAGCGGACTTCAGCTCCAGCAATCCCCTGGTAGCCGGTAAAGCCATTTACAAGATCAAGTGTACGACCTGTCATAAAGAAAAGAATGTGACCGACTGGACACAGGAGGAATGGAAGCCCATCCTGAATTCGATGGTAAAAAAAGCAAAGCTCAACGAGCTGCAGATCTCACAGGTAACCCAATATGTGAACGCCAATGCGAAGCAGTAGGTAACCGTACCGGGTGCCCCGCTTTTGTTACTTCAGCAACAGGGTGCGAAAGGCAACGGAATCGCCGTTGAACACGTTGAAATCCACATTGGCATTGATCCCGTTCACATGCCCGGCGTCGTTGTGCTGCCACAGGGTCCAGGAGCGCTTGATCCGCGGCTTCCGCTTCTCATAGTAATGTGCCACCCACAGCGGGTATTCATCAAATGATTTTCCCAGGTATTTTTCATAAAAATCAGCATTGGTATAAATTACCGGTTTTACGCCATAGTGCTGCTCTATCAGCCGCAGCCAGGTTGTTGCACGTGCCCGGATCTCGGCAGGGGAAAGGTTATTGGTCTGTTCCACATCCAACACAGGCGGCAGGTCCCCGGGTTTTAATGCTACGTTCCGGATAAAGTTCATGGCCTGTTTTACCGGATCTTTTGACGGAATAAAAAAATGATAGGCCCCGCCCGGTATCCCGTTTTTACGGACCGCCTTCCAGTTGCGCCGGAACTGGATATCCAGGTCGCGTTCCCCTTCCGTAGCTTTGATAAAGGCAAAGCTGATCCGGATGTTCTGGATGTTCATGGCGCGCACCTCAGCCCAATCAATATTTTTCTGATAACGCGACACGTCGATGCCGTGAACCGAATAATCCACCGGGATCTCGATACCGAATTCCGGATAACGTTTTACTTCCACTTCAAACCGCCGGCTCCAGTCCAGCAAAAACAGCGCTCCGATTAACACTACCAGTACAAGCAGGGACAATAGGATCCGCCACCGGTAAGACAACATCTTATTCTTTTTTCTTTTTCGTTTTTTCCTGACAGCCATAAAAAAACCGGGTCCTCCTCACGGACCCGGCAAAATTATTTGTTTAAGGCTGATATTCTTCTAGCGCCTGTTAAATTTTGTCTTAAATACGCTTTTCCGGTTTTCAATATCATCCAGGGCCTGCTCCACTGCACCCAGGCGGGTGATTTTGACCAGGCCTTCCCGCCCGGTTTCGTAATCGGTGGCCGAGCTGTAAATAAAATCAGAAGCATACCGCACAATACGCTCCTGCACGGGTATATTGTGTATCAGCTCCAGGTGTTCGGCCATGATCTCCGGGCGTGCAAGATCAATGGAAAGCATTTCTTTTACACGCTTCCATACTTCCAGTTTCTTTTGTGTACCCAGGAACCCGTGGCTTTTCTGAAAATGCCCCATAAGCCATTGCTGCCGCTCTTCCGGCTCATTGGAGATCGCCTCCATTACCTTTTCTGTAGTAAACTGCATGAAAGCGGTTCTTAATTCCTTAAAGGAAACATTTTTCTGAACCTGGCAGATGATGTACAGTTTATTGGGCATCAGACACCAGCCATATACAATCAGCCCCTTGCTGGTAATATAATGGTTGAGGGTGTGTACAATGATCTGTTTGTACACCGGCCTTACAAAAACATCGGTGAGATCCATGGTCTCGAGCGTCAGAAAATAACAACCATGATCATCAAATGATATAACCCGTTCGTTCTCCATGACTAATTTATCCGAACATTTGATTCAGTGATTTCATGTTCATTCCGCAGAATGTGCATTAACTGTTAATGTCTATTCAGGGCAAAACTTGTTCCAATTATTGCAATCCGCGTATAAATTTCACGAAAATCACCACAAACACAAACACGCAAAATTTACTTGACTAATAATCAAGGAGTAAGAATAAGGCTTTTTCTTAATATTTTAAAAAAAATCAGGATAAAATTTTCAGACGGGCATAATTCAGGAGGATTTTCTTTTCTCCGTTGGTGTCAAACCGGATGATTGCCATCTTATTGTGCTGGTTTCCTTCCAGCCGCATCACTTCCCCGAAACCGAACTTCTGATGCTCCACTTTCTGTCCGGCAGCAATCTCACTGATATCACTGGCCTGAAAATCAGCAGAAGGAGTATGCTCTACTACTTTTTTGGGTTCAGGTTTTGGGCCCAGGTATTCCGGTGTTGTTTTTTTTGAAGGCGGTGGCCCGTATTTATTTTCCGCAGCAGCCGCGCTTTTTCCGGCACCCCATCCTCCCTGCATCCGCTCGTAAACAGAGCCCGTGCTTCCAAAACCATACGAGCTTTGCATCCGGGTGCCGCCACCGGCATAGGTATTGTCGATATAATCTTTGGGCAGTTCTTCTATAAAGCGGCTCGGTTCATTCTGAACCAGGGATCCGAATTTATAGCGGGTATTTGCGTAAGTGATCCATAGTTTTTCTTTTGCCCTTGTTACCACCACGTAGAACAGCCGGCGCTCTTCCTCCAGTTCTTCCCGGGTATTAATGCTCATGGCATTGGGAAACAGCTGTTCTTCCACTCCC includes:
- a CDS encoding c-type cytochrome: MKKLAVPFVVATVIIFGCTRKAAPTIPERPVEPVSGNKVDTADFSSSNPLVAGKAIYKIKCTTCHKEKNVTDWTQEEWKPILNSMVKKAKLNELQISQVTQYVNANAKQ
- the pnuC gene encoding nicotinamide riboside transporter PnuC; this translates as MNNIFDIQTEFFNILGYSMSYLEFFGVLTGLAATWLSARAHIVSWPVGIINVALSFWLYYQVHLYPDMLLQVFFFITNILGWWRWAHPGTFEADTKRQLKISFMKPAQRTLTIVLAGAGTLLLGNFAGRLHYWFPNIFSAPSSFPFADSFIMVMSILATFYMIQKKIECWIIWLLVDVAATILYYVKGIKFYSLQYGILTLVVIFGLIHWMREYRSYTANRETI
- the serS gene encoding serine--tRNA ligase, whose amino-acid sequence is MLQLQVLRQDTEAVKKRLAVKNFKEPELVDAIIALDDQRKRSQLEFDTTQSLVNSASKEIGQLMAKGDKEGAEAKKAEVAAAKQKLQPISEQLARTEKDLQEKLVQLPNLPSPLVPPGNSAEDNEVVRENGIKPELKADAVPHWDLIKTFDLVDFETGAKITGSGFPLYKGQGARLQRALVQYFLDHNIAAGYTEYLPPFMVNEASAYGTGQLPDKEGQMYHMPADNFYLIPTSEVPVTNIYRDTILKPEQLPVKMTAYSPCFRREAGSFGKDVRGLNRVHQFEKVEIVQLTHPDKSYEALEEMVAHVEQLLQSLELPYRILRLCGGDMSFTSALTYDFEVYSAAQQRWLEVSSTSNFEAYQTNRMKIRFKDENGKTQLAHSLNGSSLALPRIVACLLENNQQDDKILLPKALVPYFGKEAITK
- a CDS encoding glycoside hydrolase family 25 protein, with protein sequence MLSYRWRILLSLLVLVVLIGALFLLDWSRRFEVEVKRYPEFGIEIPVDYSVHGIDVSRYQKNIDWAEVRAMNIQNIRISFAFIKATEGERDLDIQFRRNWKAVRKNGIPGGAYHFFIPSKDPVKQAMNFIRNVALKPGDLPPVLDVEQTNNLSPAEIRARATTWLRLIEQHYGVKPVIYTNADFYEKYLGKSFDEYPLWVAHYYEKRKPRIKRSWTLWQHNDAGHVNGINANVDFNVFNGDSVAFRTLLLK
- a CDS encoding c-type cytochrome; the encoded protein is MKKIIIGAYMLIVAAVACTPKASPSATDAVIPEAASVSSDQATVDAGHTIFTTKCTKCHGAKDKAVASKSYEELRPVLASMSKKAKLSKEEIQQVSAYVYANAKK